The window CCTCCCTCGGCGGCTGGCCGCTCGCGGAGCGGCTGCGGTTCGCCGTCCTGTCCGCCGGCCTGTCCGTGGGCCATCACGGCGGAGGCCTGGCGGCGCCCGGCTGGTACGGCGTCGACCGCTGGTGGCGCTCACTGACCGACCCCGGCCTGAAGAAGGCCTACGGCTTCCTCACGGACCGCATCCCCGCCGACGTCGGCCCCCCGGTGCGCCACGCCCCGGTCACCCCGCCCGCGCGGCCCCACCGACCCCACGCACCAAAGCCCTGAAGTACCACGAACAGGAACAAACAGGAGTGACCCGTGGACCTTTCTCGTAGAGGCTTCCTCCAGGCTGCCGTGTTCACCGCGGCGGCCTCCGGCCTGACCGTCGGCTGTGGCGGCGACTCGGAATCCGGCGGCACCAAGAACGGCAAGAGCCTCACCATGTGGTACTGGGGCGGAGCCCTCAGCGACAAGGTGGTCGCCGAGGCCAAGACGCACTTCAAGAGCCAGATCAAGCTGACCAGTTCCTCCATCGGCGGCGACTTCAAGCAGAAGCTCACCACCACCCTCGCGGCCGGCGGCTCCTCCGTGCCGGACATCACCGGCATCAAGGGCGAGGACATCGCCTCCTTCCTGCCCAACGCCGACCGCTTCCTCGACCTGAACGACCTGGGCTTCAAGAAGATCTCGTCCCAGTACCTGGAGTGGAAGACCAAGCTCGCCCAGACCGAGGACGGCAAGCAGATCGGCTTCCCGATCGACATCGGCCCCACCGCGCTCTTCTACCGCGCCGACCAGTTCGACAAGGCGGGGCTGCCCTCCGACCCGGCAAAGGTCGCGGCCGAGGCCAAGACCTGGGACGACTACTTCGCGCTCGGCACCGAGCTGAAGAAGGCGCTGCCCGGCACCTTCCTGGTCAACAACATGGGCTCGGTGTTCAACATCGCGGTCGGCCAGGGCACCAAGCGGTTCATCGACCAGGACAACCACTTCATCGGCGACCAGGACCACATCCGCGCCGCGTGGGACACCGCGGTCCGCGCCTACACCCTCGGCCTCGACGCCAAGATCAACGACCAGAGCTGGAACGCCGCCGTCGGCAAGAGCCTGACCACCGAACTCGGCGCCGCCTGGCACGCGCTGGACATCGAGTCGGCGGCCCCGGGCACCAAGGGCAAGTGGCGCGTCTGCGCGACGCCGGGCGGGCCGGCCAACCAGGGCGGCTCCTACCTGACCCTGCCCAAGCAGTGCCGCAACCCCGAAGAGGCGTTCAAGATCATCAGCTGGATCCTCAGCCCGGACAACAACGCCAAGAGCTACACCGACGCCGCGATCTTCCCCGCCTCCCCGGAGACCTACGCGATGCCGGCCATGACGGGCCCCGACGCCTTCTTCGGCGGCCAGAAGATCATCGAGGTCTTCGGCCCGGCCGCCGAGGCCATCCCCGTGAGCTACGAGGCACCCGCCGACTCGGCGGTCATGGCCCCCTTCATGGCCGAGCTGACCAGCATCGAGGCCAAGGGCAAGAAGCCCGACGACGCCTGGAAGGACGCGGTCTCCCAGGCCAAACAGATCGCCAGGCGGCAGGGGGTGAAGTGAGGTGACGTCACCTCCGGTCACCGGCCCCGCCACGGTGCCTCGGCACCGTGGCGGGCCGGGCCCGGCCCGTTTCCGCCCGCGGCGCACCCCGCCCGCGGGCGCGGCGCGGCCCGCGCGTCGCGGGGTGCTGTCGTACTGGCGGCAGTACCTGGCGATCTCGCCCTTCTACCTGATCTTCCTGTCCTTCTCCTTCGTCCCCGTCCTGTACTCGCTGTATCTGTCCTTCCAGCGCTACGACGGCCTGGGCACCAAGCAGTTCGTGGGCCTGCAGCAGTTCGAGTTCCTGTGGAGCGACCCGGTCTTCTGGCTGTCGATCCGCAACACCCTGGCGATCTGGGTGCTGTCCACCGTGCCCACCCTCTTCGGCGCCCTGGTGCTGGCGACGCTGCTGCACTCGGTGCGCCGCTTCAAGGGCTTCTACCGCATCGCCCTGTACGTGCCGAACGTGACGTCGATCGTCGCCGTGGCGATCTTCTTCGGCGCGGTGTTCAGCAACGACTTCGGTCTGGTCAACGCGATCCTGGGCGTGGTCGGCATCTCGCCCGTGCCGTGGCTGAGCGACCCGTGGCTGATCAAGGTGGTCATCGCGCTGCTGATGACCTGGATGTGGACCGGCTACAACATGATCATCTATCTGGCCGGCCTCCAGGCCATCCCGCAGTCGGTCTACGAGGCCGCCCGGATGGACGGTGCCGGTCCGATCCGTACGTTCTTCCAGATCACCATCCCGATCCTGCGGCCGATCATCCTGTTCACCGTCGTCATCTCGACCATCAACGGTCTGCAGAGCTTCAGCGAACCCCAGGTCCTCTTCGCCAGCAACGCCGCCAACCAGAACCTCGGCGGACCGGGCCAGGCGGGCCTGACCACGCTGCTGTACTTCTACCAGTCGGCCTTCCTCGACAACGACTACGGCTACGGCGCGGCCATCGTGTGGGCCTTCTTCGTCCTGATCATCGTGCTCGTCGTCGTCAACTGGCGGATCGTGCAACGAGGGAGGAAGTCATGACGACAGCCGCCACGCCACGGCCTGCCCCGGCCGCGAAGCGGTCGCGCCGCCCCAGGGGCCTGTCCCCGCACGTCTTCCTCGGCATCGCCGTCCTGGTCTCGGTCTTCCCGTTCGTGTGGACGATCGTGATGGCGACCAACACCACCCGTGACATCTACAAGAGCCCACCGAAGCTGACCTTCGGCTCCCATCTGCTGGAGAACATCCGGGGTGTGCTGCACACGGTCGACTTCTTCGGGTCGATGCTCAACACCGTCGTCATCGCGTGCGTCACCACGGCCCTGGTGCTGTTCGTCGACTCCCTGGCGGCCTTCGCCTTCGCCAAGTTCGAGTTCCCCGGGCGCAGGCTGCTCTTCGGCACGCTGCTGGTGTTCATGATGCTGCCGCTGCAGCTGGCCGTCCTGCCGCAGTTCATCCTGATGTCCGAGCTGGGCTGGGTCGGCATGCTCAAGGCACTGGTCTGGCCCGCCCTGTCCAACGCCTTCGGCATCTTCTGGCTCCGCCAGTACATCGAGACCGGTGTGCCCGACGAGCTCCTCGACGCGGCGCGCATCGACGGCGCCGGCTTCTTCCGGCAGTACTGGAACGTCGCGCTGCCGATGATCAGACCCGCGATGTCCTTCCTCGCCATCTACGCCTTCGTCGGCGCCTGGAACGACTACGTCTGGCCCCTGATCGTGCTCACCGATCCCCAGCACGTCACGCTCCAGGTGGAGCTGGCCCAGCTCAACGTCGGCCACAACACCGACTACAGCATGGTCATGGCCGGGGTCCTGATGGCGTCCCTCCCGCTGGTCGCCGTCTTCGCGATCTTCGCGCGCGGGTTCATCGCGGGCGCCACCGAGGGCGCCGTACAGGGCAGCTGAACCGCTCCCGGGAAGGTGCGAGATGGCGGACCCCGACGGCGCCGGAGGGCCGGGGCGCGGCAAGGTGCTCGTGGTCGGGATGGACGGGCTGCGCTACGACCGGCTGCCCCTGTCCCGGCCCACGGCGGGCCCGCCCCGCCCGCCGGCCACGGCGCCCGTGCTGCACGGCCTGATGGCCGCGGGCACCCACGGCAGCAGCCTGCTGCCCTACGGCGAGGTGGACGGCCGGGCCGAAGGCGGACCGTCCACCAGCATGGCCTACACCGACTCCGGTCCCGGCTGGTCCAGCGTGCTGACCGGGGTGTGGCCCGACCGGCACGGCGTGAGCGGCAACGACTTCGCCGGCGCCGACTACGCCCGCCACCCCGACTTCCTCAGCCGTGCCGCCACCGCGCGGCGCGGACTGCGGACGGCGGCCGTGGTGTCCTGGCCGGAGCTGGTGCGCCGGGGCACCCTCGGCCCGGCCGTCGGCATGCGCGTGGTGCACGACGGCGAGTCGGGCGGGTACGAGGACGCGGACCGCCTCGTCGCCGACACCGCCGAGCGCTGGCTCACCGAGGACGACCCGGACGCCCTGTTCGTGTACTTCGGCGCCACCGACGAGGCCGGCCACTCGGCGGGCCCCCTCGGTCCCGCGTACGACCGGGCGCTGCTCGCCCAGGACGCCCACCTCGGACGGCTGCTCGACGCGATCGCGGCCCGCCGCCGCGACACCCGCCGCGCGGACGAGCGCTGGACGGTCCTGGTCACCACCGACCACGGGCACCTCGACACCGGCGGCCACGGCGGCGACACCCGCGCCGAGCGCGAGGTGTTCGTGATCCTCGCCGAGCCCGGTGCGCCCGCCGGTACCCGGCTGGACGCGCCACGCCTCGTCGACCTCGCCCCCACCGTCCTGGACCGGCTCGGCATCCCCGTCGACCCCGCCTGGGGCCTGCGGGGCCGTGTCCTGCCCCGGCCGGCCGCCTCCCCCTCCTCGCCCCCAACCCCGGAACGGTCATGACCGACGCACTCTTCGCCCTGCGCCCCTGGGAAACACCCGAGGTGACCTCCTGGCGGCGGCTGCCCATGAACGCCGTCGACCGGCGCGACCGGGCCCTGTCGCTCGACGGCCGGTGGCGGTTCCAGCTGCTGCCCTCGCCCGACCGGGAGCCCGGCCCCGGCTGGTCGTGGGCCGAACTCCCCGGCTCCTGGGCGCTGCAGGTGGCGCAGGACCCGCCGCAGTACACCAACGTCCGTATGCCGTGGCCTCAGTTCCCGCCCGACTCGCCGCCCGAGAACCCGACCGGTGTGTACGAGCGGGAGGTCGACATACCCGCCGACTGGGCCGGACGCCGGATCGTCCTGCACGTCGGGGCGGCCGAGAGCGTGCTGCTCGTCCATGTCGACGGGCGGCCGGCCGGGCTCTCCAAGGACTCCCATCTGGCCGCCGAGTTCGACCTGTCCGCACTGGTCCGGCCCGGCCGGCCGGCCACGGTGCGGCTCACGGTGGTGAAGTGGTCCGACGCCTCGCACATCGAGGACCAGGACCAGTGGTGGCTCGGCGGGATCACCCGCCCGGTGCTGCTGTACGCCACCGATCCGCTGTATCTGGCGGACGTGGGCGTGCGGGCGAGCCGCGACGGGGAGCTGCGGGTGGACTGCCGGGTGCGCTCGGCGGCGGGCACGGGGACCGGCGCGCTGCCCGCCGGGTGGTACGTCAGCGGGGAGCTGGACGGCCTGGAGCTGGTCCAGGACACCGGGTTCGACCGCCTCAACGCCGAGGACGACCGGGTCTCCGACTTCCTCGGCGAGGCCCGTATGGGCACGATCGTCCCCGACGTGCGGACCTGGACCGCCGAGACCCCCGAGCTGTACGGCCTCACCGTCCGGCTGCACCGCGCGGACGGCACGGTCGCCGACACCTCCCACCACCGGATCGGCTTCCGCGACGTCGAGATCAGCGGCCGGGACCTGCTGGTCAACGGGGAGCGCGTCTACGTCCGGGGCGTGAACCGGCACGACTTCCACCCGCTGACGGGGCGGACGGTGTCGTACGAGGACATGCGCGCGGACCTGCTGACACTGAAGCGGTTCGGCTTCAACGCGATCCGCACCTCCCACTATCCGGGCGACCCGGCGCTGTACGACCTCACGGACGAACTGGGCTTCTACGTGGTGGACGAGGCGGACATCGAGTCCCACGACCACGCCCATGAGATCGCCGACGACCCGCGCTATCTCAGCGCCTTCGTGGACCGCGTCTCCCGGATGGTCCTGCGCGACCGGAACCACCCGTCGGTGATCGTCTGGTCGCTGGGCAACGAGTCCGACTACGGCGCGAACCACGACGCGGCGGCGGGCTGGCTGCGGCGGCACGATCCGACGCGGCCGGTGCAGTACGAGGGGGCGGCCAGGCTGGACTGGGCGGCGACGGACGACGCCTCCGACATCGCCTGCCCGATGTACGCGCCCATCGAGGACTGTGTGGCGCACGCGCTGTCGGGCGAGCAGACCAGGCCGCTGATCCAGTGCGAGTACTCGCACGCCATGGGCAACAGCAACGGCACTCTCGCCGACACGTGGGCGGCCATCGAGGCCACACCCGGTCTTCAGGGCGGGTTCATCTGGGAGTTCTGGGACCACGGCATCCTCCAGCGTGTGAACGACGGACGACCGGCCGGGCGTGGGGGCGCCGGGCTGTACGAGAACGGCGTCGCCGGACCCGGCCTGCGCTGGGCCTACGGCGGCGACTTCGGCGAGACGGTCCACGACGGCGCCTTCATCGCCGACGGGGTGGTCTTCCCCGACCGCACGCCCAAGCCGGTGATGTTCGAACACCGGGAGATCGCCGCCCCGGTGCGGCTGTCCGTGGAGGGCGAGGGCACCTGGCGGGTGCTGCGGGTGCACAACCGGCAGCACTTCCGCGACCTCTCGTGGCTGGCCGCCGAGTGGGAGTTCGCGGCGGCCGACGGCGGCACCTGGACCCTGCCGGCCCAGCTGCCGGACGTACCGCCCGGCGGCTCGGCGGTGATCGACCGGCCCGAGCCGGCGGGCGGGGCCGGCGAGGTCTGGCTGACCCTGCGGGTGACGACGGCCGCCGACGAGCCCTGGGCCCCGCGCGGCACCGAGGTGTGCTGTCCGCAGGTCCGCTGGTACCCGGCGGAGGAGGGCGAGCCGGTGGTGGGCGCCGAGGAGGATCCGGGGCACGTCCCCCCGCCGGAGACGGACGGGGCCGGGCTGCTGCTGCACCCGCTGCTGGCCTCCCCGCCGGTCCTGAGCCTGTGGCGGGCCCCGACCGACAACGACGTCCTCGGCGGCATGGCCGAGCGCTGGCGCGCGTGGGGGCTGGACCGCGCCGAGCGCGAGCTGGTCGCCGTGGAGCGCAAGGGGTCCACCGTGCGGGTGCGGTCCCGCTGGGCGACGGGCGCCGGGGTCGTCGAGCACGAGCAGGCGTGCACGGCGCTGGTGGACGGCCGGGTCCTCGTGGAGGAGACGGCGGTGCTGCCCGAGGAGCTGACGGACGTGGCCCGCGTCGGCACGGTGTTCGAGACCGCGGACGGTTTCGACCAGCTCGCCTGGTACGGGCAGGGCCCCTGGGAGAGCTACCCGGACCGGGCGGCCGGAGCACCCGTCGGACACCACGTCGCCGGCGTGGACGCGCTGTTCACCCCCTATCTGCGTCCGCAGGAGAGCGGAGGCCGGCACGGTGTCCGGCACTTCACGCTCTCCGGCGGCGGCCACGCCCTGTCGGTACGGCTGGACAGCCCCCGGCAGGTCTCGGTCACCCGGCACCGGGCGAGAGACCTGGCGGCCGCCGGGCACCACGACGAACTGACACCCCGGCCGGGCTGCGTGGTCCACATCGACGCGGCGCACCGCGGCCTCGGCACCGCCTCCTGCGGTCCGGACACCTCGCCCCCGTATCTCGTCCCGACGGGCGTCCACCGCTGGTCGTGGACGCTGCGGGCACTCTGACCCACGAACCCTCTACGGAGTAACTGTGTGCACCTCGCACGAACCGGGGCAGGAGTCTGCCCACGCCCACTCGGGCAGACGCAACTTCCTGCGCGCCACGGCCCTGCTGGGCGCGGCGGCGACCGTCGCGCTGCCCACCGCCACGGCACAGGCGGCACCCCGGCGCCCGAAGCCCGACCCCGGAAGCCGCCGCTTCACGCTCGCCGTCATGCCCGACACCCAGTACCTCTTCGACGGACCGAGCATCGACGACAAGCCCGTCGAGGCGTCCCTGAAGTACCTCCTGGAGCACGGTGAGGAGGAGAACATCGTGTTCCTGTCCCACCTCGGCGACCTCACCCAGAACGGCACCGCGCGGGAGACCGCGGCGATCGGCGGCGCGTTCCGGCTGCTCGACCGCAAGGGCGTCGGCTACAGCGTCCTCGCGGGCAACCACGACGTGCGCTCCTCCACCGACGACCAGCGGGGTCCGACTCCGTACCTCGACGAGTTCGGGCCGGACCGTTTCGAGGGCCGGCCCACCTTCGGCGGGGCCTCGCCGGACGGCTACAACTCCTTCCACCTGTTCGAGGCGGGCGGCCGGGAGTGGATGGTGCTCGCCCTGGACTGGCGGCTGTCCGCGAAGGGGTTCGCCTGGGCGAAGGACGTCCTGGCCCGGCATCCGAGGACCCCGGTGGTCCTCACCACGCACGAGCTGGTCGACGGGGACGACTCCCTCTCCCCCTACGGGCGGACGCTGTGGGACCGACTGGTCAAGGACCACGACCAGATCTTCCTCACCCTCAACGGGCACTACTGGCCGGCGGCGCGCGCGACGCGGAAGAACACCGCTGACAACGATGTCCACCTGCATCTCACGAACTACCAGAACCGCTACTTCGGCGGTGCGGCGATGATCCGCCTCTACCGTTTCGACCTCGACCGCAACACCATCGACGTGGAGACGGTCTCCCCGTGGATCCTGGGCCGGGCCGCCGAGGGGCTCAACGAGCTGGAGCGGCAGGAGAGCGAACTCACCGGCGACGCCGACCGGTTCACGGTCGAGATCGACTTCGACAAGCGGTTCGCCGGCTTCGCGCCGGTGCCCGCGCGGCCGTCGCGGCCGGTCGCGCGGATGCTGGTGCCGGGCACGGTCGCGTACTGGCGCTTCGACGGGCAGGAGGACGGAGCGGCCGTCGGCGGCAGGGTCCGTGACCGCTCGGGCCACGGCAACGATCTCGCTCTGGTCACCGTGGGCGGCGGCACGCTCACCTGGTCCGCCGACCACCACCCCGACCAGCCCGGCCACGGCAGCCTGGAGTTCCACGGCGGCAAGCCCCCGCTGAAGGGCGCGTATCTGCGGACGGTCGACGGAGCGCCGCTGAACTCCGAGACGTTCAGGGACGGTTACACCATCGAGGCGTTCTACCGGCTGCCCGCCGACTGGAACCCCTCGAACCACGCCTGGGCGGGCCTCCTCGGGCGGACCGGCACGGGCGGCGCGGCGGGCAAGAGTGCCGACGACCCCGACGAGCCGCTGGCCACGCTGTCGCTCTCGAACGACCGGGAGCCGCAGTGGGCGGTGCGCCCGCTCGACCAGCAGGGCATCGCGACCAACTGGGGGCAGGAGACCCCACTGGAGACGTGGTGGCACCTCGCCGTCGTCAACGACGGCAAGCGCACCACGCTCTACGTCCAGGGCTGCCCGGTCGTGCGCAACCCCAAGGCGAGGGCCGTCGGGCTGACCTCGGTCGGACTGCCGTGGATCCTCGGCGGCTACGAGTACGCCGGGAAGATCGACCAGATCCTGCACGGGCGTCTCGGTGACGTCCGCATCGTCGCACGGGCTCTGCCCGTCGAGTCGTTCATGAACCACTGAGACGCGAAGGAAGAACACCGATCATGTCCGACCTCTCCGGCACACCCGAGCAACAGCTGCCCACCTGGGCCGATCCGTCCGTCTCCGCCACCGACCTCGACGCACAGGGGGTGTCGCGCCGTGGGCTCCTGCGCGGCGCGGGCCTGTTCGGCGCCGCGTTCGCGATGGGCTCCGCGGGCGCCCTCGCGGCACCGGCCTCCGCCGCCTCCCGCCCCTACGGCGGCGAGGACCCGCGCCTCGCCTACCTCGTCGGCGACCACCACATCCACACCGTCTACAGCCACGACGCCAAGTACACGTTCTCCCAACTGGCCGCCGCGGGCGCGAAGTACGGCCTCGACTGGATGGTGTTCACCGAGCACTCCAACTTCGGGCACGCCGACTTCGGGGCCGCGCTGGAGCACAAGGAGATCCTGAAGGCACGGGCCGAGAACCCCCGGCAGCTGATCTTCCAGGGCCTGGAGTGGTACATCCCGGCCGCCGAGCACTGCACGGTCTTCACGACGCCCGGCCGGAACGAGGTCGACCTCCTCACCCGCTTCGAGCGCGCCTACGACGGCAAGCTGCTGAACTACACGGACGGTTCCGCGGGCGGCGCGGACACCGCCCGCAACGAGGCGCACGCGGTGAACGCGATCAAGTGGCTGGCCGAGCAACGCCGTTCCGGCTACGTGGACGACGTGCTGGTCCTCGCCAACCACCCGTTGCGCCTCGGCATCGACTCCCCGCACGAGCTGCGCAACTGGCGGGACGCTGCCCCCGAGATCATGATCGGCATGGAGGGCGCGCCGGGCGCCCAGGGCGCGGCGCTCCCCGGCTGGCGGGGGGCCACCTCGATACGCGGCGAGTACGAGAACAAGCCGTCGGCCCAGTCCTGGCCCGGTTACCCGGCGCAGGCGTTCCTCACGTACGGCGGTTTCGACTGGGCGACGGCGACGGTGGGCGGCCTCTGGGACGCCATGCTGGCCGAGGGCAGGCTGTTCTCGATCACCACCAACTCCGACGCCCACCGGATCGTCTTCGACACCTGGAGGAACGGCGACTGGCCGGCCGGGCAGAACTTCGACAACACCGGCAAGCTGCCGGACCCGGTGAACACCGACGCCCCGCAGCCCGGCAGCGACTTCTGGCCCGGCCAGTTCAGCCGCACCCACGTGGGCGTGACCCGCTACGGGTACCGCGCGGTGATGAGGGGCCTGCGCGAGGGCCGTGTCTGGGTCGACCACGGCCATCTGCTCGACGGCCTCGACGTCCGCGTGAAGCGGGACCGCAGCCCCGGCCGGGGCGTCACGCTGGGCGGCCGGCTGCGGGTCCGCAAGGGCGAGAAGCTCACCCTGGAGGTGACCGTGACGAGCGCGTCGCGCCCCAACGCCCAGGGAATCCTGCCCGAGTTGGCCCATGTCGACGTCATCCGGGGCGCGGTGCGCGGCCCGGTGACCGACCGGGACGCCTGGCAGGCCCCCGCCACCAAGGTCGTCCACACGAAGGACGTGAGCGGCCGCAAGGGCACGTACACCCTGCGCATCCCGGTCACGGCCGGGGACGAGTCCTTCTACCTCCGTCTGCGGGGCAGTGACGGCAGGCGCAACGGGGCGGGTCACCTGGGCGCGTCCGTGGACCCGCACGGCCCGATCCCGCACGCGCCGGGCGACGGGAACCCGTGGGAGGACACGTGGTTCTACTCCAACCCGGTGTTCGTGGACATACGGTGAACACCAGGGCCTGACAGGGCGTTGGGGGAACCGCGTGACCGCCAGGACGGTCCCACGGTTCCCCACGCCCCCCTACGCGTAGAACCTGGACAGGCTCTGCAGCACGGCCGCCGGCTTGGCCGCGCCCTCGATCTCGATCGTGCCGTCGACGGTGATCTGCACCCCGCCCGGCACGTCCTCCACCGAGGCCAGCCGGCCGACGAGGCGGATCTTGGACCCCACCTTGACCGGCGAGGGGAACCGCACCTTGTTCAGGCCGTAGTTGACCTTCGTCGACACACCCTCGACGTCCAGCAGTTCGGTGAACAGCGGGATGAACAGCGACAGGGTCAGGTAGCCGTGGGCGATCGGCGCGCCGAAGGGGCCCTCGGCCGCCTTCTCGGGGTCGACGTGGATCCACTGGTGGTCCCCGGTCGCGTCGGCGAAGGTGTCGATGCGCTCCTGGGTGACCTCGATCCACTCGCTGGTGCCGAGGTCGCTGCCCGCGAGCTTCTTCAGCTCGTCGATGCCGTTCACGGTGATGCTCATGGGGCGTTCCTTGTCTGGGAGTGGGTGCGTCTAGGAGTCGGTCCCGTAGCGCTTGCGCACCCGGGCCTTGAGGAGCTTTCCGGAGGCGGTGCGCGGAAGCTCCTCCGCGATCACCACCGACTTCGGGATCTTGTACTTGGCGAGCCGCCCGGCCAGGGAGGCCAGTACCTCGTCGGCGTCCAGGGCGCGGCCCTCGCGCGGGACGACGACCGCGCGCGGCACCTCGCCCCACTTGTCGTCGGGGATGCCGATGACCGCGCACTCGGCGATGTCGGGGTGGGCGAGGAGCTGGTCCTCGATCTCGGCGGGGTAGATGTTCTCGCCGCCGGAGATGATCATGTCCTTGATGCGGTCGACGATGAAGACGTAGCCGTCCTCGTCGACGCGGGCGGCGTCCCCGCTGCGGAACCAGCCGTCGGCGAAGACGGCGGCCGTCTCCTCGGGCAGGCCCCAGTAGCCGGGCATGACGTGCGGTCCGCGGACCACGACCTCGCCGGGCTCGTCGATGTCGACCGGCGTCATGTCCGGCCGTACGACCCGCACATCGCTGAAGAAGTGCGGCACACCCGCCGAGCCGGCCTTGCTGACGGCGTGCTCGGCGTCGAGGAAGAGGGTGCCGGGGGCCGCCTCCGTCATGCCGTAGCCCTGGAGGAAGGTGAGTCCGCGCTCCTGGAAGCGGGCGATGAGCGGGGTCGGCACCGGGGAACCGCCGCAGGACAGCATCCTGAGCGACGACAGGTCGGCGTCGGCCCAGCGCGGGTGCCGGGCGATCTGGTCGAACATGGTCGGCACGCCGAACATGAACGTGACCCGGTGGCGCTCGATCAGGTCGAAGGTGGCGTCCGGGACGAAGGACTCGACCAGGACGCAGGTGCCGCCCTTGAGCAGCACGGGCAGGGTGAGCATGTTCAGCCCGGCCGTGTGGAACAGCGGGGCGGAGACGAGAGCGCGTTCGTCGGCGATGACGTCCTGGTCGACGAGCACGTTGACGGCGTTCCAGATGATGTTGCCGTGGGTGAGCATCGCGCCCTTGGGGCGGCCCGTCGTCCCCGAGGTGTACATGATGATGCAGGTGTCGTCGGCGGTGACGGGCTGGTCGATCGGCTCGGTCTCGGCCCCGGCGAGGAGCGCCTCGTACTCCGCGCCGGTCTCCAGGAACGTCCGCACATCGGTGCCGTCGCCGGGCAGCCCGGCGACGAGCCCGGTGAAAGCGGGCCCGTACACCAGTGCCTTGGCCCCGGAGTCCGCCAGCTGGTAGGCGATCTCGGGGCCCGCGAGGCGGGTGTTGAGCGGGACGAAGACCGCGCCGAGCGTGCCGGCGGCGAACAGCGTCTCCAGGTACGAGGGGTGGTTGGGCCCCAGGTAGGCGACGCGGTCGCCGCGGCGCACGCCGGAGGCGCGCAGGGCGTGGGCGAGGCGCGTGGTGCGCTCGTACAGCTCTCCGTAGGTGAGGCTCGTGTCGCCGTGGATCAGCGCGGTGCGCCGGGGGGTCTTGCGGGCACGGCGGGCGGGCCACGATCCCAGTCCCTCATTGCGCATGTCTGTGCCCCTGTCCGTCGTTGCACATGGGGGTGTCCCTCACGGTCTCGTCATGGCTTCGTCGTGACGGCCACGGTCATGGCTTCGTCAGTCCGAGCAGCCGGGCGGCGTTCTCCTTCAGGATCTTCGGCCTGACCTCGTCCTTGATCGGCAGCTTCGCGAAGTCCGCGAGCCAGCGGTCGGGGGTGAGGACGGGGTAGTCGGAGCCGAAGAGGACCTTGTCCTTGAGCAGGGTGTTCGCGTACTGCACGAGCTGCGGCGGGAAGTACTTCGGCGACCAGCCGGACAGGTCGATGTGCACGCCCGGCTTGTGCGTGGCGACCGCCAGCGCCTCGTCCTGCCAGGGGAAGGACGGGTGCGCCAGGATGATCTTGAGATGCGGGAAGTCGGCGGCCACGTCGTCGACGTGCAGCGGATTGGAGTACTTCAGGCGGATGCCGCCGCCGCCCGGTACCCCGGCCCCGATGCCCGTCTGACCGGTGTGGAAGAGGGCGATCGTGCCCGTCTCCTCGATGACCT is drawn from Streptomyces bottropensis ATCC 25435 and contains these coding sequences:
- a CDS encoding ABC transporter substrate-binding protein, which produces MDLSRRGFLQAAVFTAAASGLTVGCGGDSESGGTKNGKSLTMWYWGGALSDKVVAEAKTHFKSQIKLTSSSIGGDFKQKLTTTLAAGGSSVPDITGIKGEDIASFLPNADRFLDLNDLGFKKISSQYLEWKTKLAQTEDGKQIGFPIDIGPTALFYRADQFDKAGLPSDPAKVAAEAKTWDDYFALGTELKKALPGTFLVNNMGSVFNIAVGQGTKRFIDQDNHFIGDQDHIRAAWDTAVRAYTLGLDAKINDQSWNAAVGKSLTTELGAAWHALDIESAAPGTKGKWRVCATPGGPANQGGSYLTLPKQCRNPEEAFKIISWILSPDNNAKSYTDAAIFPASPETYAMPAMTGPDAFFGGQKIIEVFGPAAEAIPVSYEAPADSAVMAPFMAELTSIEAKGKKPDDAWKDAVSQAKQIARRQGVK
- a CDS encoding carbohydrate ABC transporter permease produces the protein MLSYWRQYLAISPFYLIFLSFSFVPVLYSLYLSFQRYDGLGTKQFVGLQQFEFLWSDPVFWLSIRNTLAIWVLSTVPTLFGALVLATLLHSVRRFKGFYRIALYVPNVTSIVAVAIFFGAVFSNDFGLVNAILGVVGISPVPWLSDPWLIKVVIALLMTWMWTGYNMIIYLAGLQAIPQSVYEAARMDGAGPIRTFFQITIPILRPIILFTVVISTINGLQSFSEPQVLFASNAANQNLGGPGQAGLTTLLYFYQSAFLDNDYGYGAAIVWAFFVLIIVLVVVNWRIVQRGRKS
- a CDS encoding carbohydrate ABC transporter permease codes for the protein MTTAATPRPAPAAKRSRRPRGLSPHVFLGIAVLVSVFPFVWTIVMATNTTRDIYKSPPKLTFGSHLLENIRGVLHTVDFFGSMLNTVVIACVTTALVLFVDSLAAFAFAKFEFPGRRLLFGTLLVFMMLPLQLAVLPQFILMSELGWVGMLKALVWPALSNAFGIFWLRQYIETGVPDELLDAARIDGAGFFRQYWNVALPMIRPAMSFLAIYAFVGAWNDYVWPLIVLTDPQHVTLQVELAQLNVGHNTDYSMVMAGVLMASLPLVAVFAIFARGFIAGATEGAVQGS
- a CDS encoding alkaline phosphatase family protein produces the protein MADPDGAGGPGRGKVLVVGMDGLRYDRLPLSRPTAGPPRPPATAPVLHGLMAAGTHGSSLLPYGEVDGRAEGGPSTSMAYTDSGPGWSSVLTGVWPDRHGVSGNDFAGADYARHPDFLSRAATARRGLRTAAVVSWPELVRRGTLGPAVGMRVVHDGESGGYEDADRLVADTAERWLTEDDPDALFVYFGATDEAGHSAGPLGPAYDRALLAQDAHLGRLLDAIAARRRDTRRADERWTVLVTTDHGHLDTGGHGGDTRAEREVFVILAEPGAPAGTRLDAPRLVDLAPTVLDRLGIPVDPAWGLRGRVLPRPAASPSSPPTPERS